The Rhopalosiphum maidis isolate BTI-1 chromosome 2, ASM367621v3, whole genome shotgun sequence genome segment CTTTTGAGCTTGACATCAACACAAAAATTATctgaatctatttttattatttcagctTCTCGTCCAACATGCATACCATTCACTACTATTACTCTGCCACCAACATTTGGTATAACAGTTTCAACATGATTTtgatctaattttaatttcactttTGGATCAAACAATTTTACCATACAaccatatttatctattacttTGAGAACAACACCTTTTTTTCCTAAATATTCTAAGCCTAAAGTTTTAGTGGTTActtttacaacaatattttctagTAGCCAATAGTCTTTTCTCatgtaattcttttttttggtCTCTTGTTGAATTATTTCTTCAAGAGCAGATATTTTTCGTTTCTCAGATTTACGACTACTTGATTTAGATATCATAGACATGCGGTCAGATCCGGCtgtacttaaaacatttttaattggagCGACAGCtggttttttaaaagtatcaatttttaaattcaaagacAATTTTTCATCTTCTTCCCTGATAAGTTCTTTTGTATTGCCATCTTCGGTTTGTTTCTCAATAGATTCTTTTTTTTGACCTTCTCGAATTTGACGTTGTAAAAAGTCCATTTCACGTTCTTTATCATCTTTTTCAGCTTTTTCTTTTCTTCTCATTTTTTCTTCAAGTTCTATTGTTGCTGGATCACGGTCAATGTATGTTATAAACCATCCTTCATCTGTCTCATCAACTATAcatttacctaaaaataaattcaaatgtaggtattaattatttgatatgtaTTGTAAggattaaatcaataacattattattattattatttcttaaatttaatactttttaaatatcaaacatgaattttatacataaaaattatcatgcaataatataaagaagTTAATCTAATGTTTATTTCAATGaaacttaaacataatttttatctttaatagaTTCACTCattcacttaaaatattatttatgtaagcttttagaataataaattaaactaaaatagctATAATTCATTAGCAtttttacataggtataatgaactaaattcaataataatcactcaaattcatataaacaatgataggttaggttatcaaaataatttaaaattaaatctgtaTAAGATTTGTAGGCatctaaatactatttaattttttaacatatcagATTATTAAGTACCTGTTTTCCCAAGCCATTTGACAAATCCAGTTAAAGTTGTCCATTGAGTGGCATTCATATGTAGATGGTTTCGATCTGAAATATATTCCTGGTAAACTTTGTTCGCTTTTACTCTTTTAGTACCAAACTGCCGTttcaataagaataaaaatcctTTGGAGAATTCATAACTGAAATCACTCAGGTAACGTCCCGCATTGTCTGCAAATAATAACAGTTGCCGTTGATGTGATTCAGACATTGTATGACACTTGAAGCCATTTTCGTCCCGACACTGTTTGTTGCACATCTGACAAAACCATCTTAGTTTTTGTAATCCTTTGGACTTAATCTTGTTTGCTATATATTTTGGAGTTCCTGGCTCTGCTCTACCTTTACCCATTGTTAATTCGCAGTGGCTATTAACACGTTCTTTGTGAAACtactaactaaaataataaaactactatCTGATACggctataactattatattattatgtcttgcCACTATTTGATCGTAAGttcgtaatattaaaaaaactaataattataatattttattatttgttaaaatttccatcataatattgataagtaAAGTGAGTGAGATCGAGATGATAACCGTAggcataatatttgtttacagaTCTAAggtgataactgataagtgctctaatatttttgtatattatatcaacatttcccgcataaatttaaataatatcatgtattttacaataaaataaaataactataataaaatattgataattaataattataaataataattttttctagtaTCAAAACTATGTGTTTCTGTGTTTTAGTAATATATGAaaagttattaagttataggtaaaatataaaaaatctatctattgtatatttgtatttatattatgtgctaATTTACTAACTAAATGTTAGTAAACAATGAGGATGAGgattctatttataatttaacttcaaAACATTCATTTAAGTAGTATATCACAtcaaaagaatttaaaaaaaatgaatttgagggttcttcaatattttactCTGGATTATATCCGATGCAGTTATGTATTGAtcaaatgattttcaaaaaaaccaTGCTatttaattcgattttttggtgaatacTGATTTTACCATCTTATTAGCAAGAACGTGCCATACTACCACTTATATGTTAGATTgttcatatacaattataatataatagtgaaattaagaaacacattttttatgaatatgaaaacaatattttattatattttcaaagtttGATGTACCCCTTAATGTTCgacaaaaattagaaaatatggaaactaaatgttttatttttaaatattaggtactgTCTCGACcacggttaggttaggtataagATAAGGTATAtcttaatattcttaataaacCGTGGTCTCGAATttggatttaatattataaattattaaatttaatacagtgCACACTTTTCACTTTGGCatactattttactttttaatacattatacaatatgaaaatatatacttttgaaaaacataataaaaattatcgatgaaatatatacaataacactaacataatttattcatattcaaacatctaaatataattaatttatactcaaTTATCAGTAAcagattcaaaataaattagtaaatagtaacataactaacataacataaatattaaaattaaatagatagtAGGTCGAAggtacacataaataaataaaaataacagtataatactattgacGAATGACGACTGGGATCTTCTATACATCTATAGATTCTATAGATTGTTCTGTGCCTGCTGCCTAGTTCCCGTGCCTAGTGACGTCAATAAATCTTGGCATAAATGACGAATTTGATTGTATTCCATGGACACTCGAAATcgtttatcttttataataatcgtttatGTTACTGCAAGGCTGCCTGGCGCCTGCCACTATAGTCTAGTGCCCCTGCATTATGCAGCTATCCTCTGACGTGGTGACGTTGTGAATTGTTATTTGTGATTACTGATTAGTGATTAGCGGCATAACCATTAACCGCATTACTGCATTAACAAACGACTGTCAGTCTGACTAGTCTGTACTCTGTCACTCAGTCACTGTGATGAGTGACGAGTGTACACAAAGCGTTGTCACGTGATTCAATGATTAATTGTCAAGTTTTATAACGTTAGCCCCAACAAccgaacattttttgaaaatattatcaaggCCTCTGGTTTCACATTTACCCTGCACCGCGTCGTCTAGTGTagtcacaaatattttattgttcaacTTGTGGTTAACAACAGGCTATCAACGTTTTGTAATCTATGTAATAAACATACGAAACACGACGCGGTTTAGTATGAAATGAACCGACCACTTGTGTTATTATCTCGGTTCGCTGTGGAAAGGAGAAACCCGGTTAAATCGAAACGTAACGGAATCCTTAGCGGCCGTCTACGAGATCGATCGGTTTCACCCTACCACCACCACTACTCGCGATGGaatcatttttagttttgaccAGCGGTGCGAACCCTCCCGCCCGTCGTTAAGGAACTTGAGAAAATGCTACTGCAGTTTTGAGTGCAATAAGACGCCGCTGCAGCAGCACGCCGTGACGGTTCTGTCCCGCAAGCGAGTGCGATGTGCCGCCGCCGACTACCCGACaaatgataatagtataacacCCTATAATCGGTACACAGTATTAACTACTGTGAACGCTCGAGCGGCCCACAGTCGCTTCTGCCGATCTGCCGTGTGTGTGCGCGCCGCGCGGCCGCGTCGTAACCGCTGATTGTGCGTGCGTGAGACTACGCGAGTGCGCGGCGTGCGCCGGCGCgagtgtgtgcgtgtgcgtatGTGTGTCCGTGTGTGAGGTGCGCGCGCGGTGTGTCCGTCCGTCCGCACTACGATTACTACGTACACAGTGCTCGCCGCCAACCgagtgttattatatatacttatatcggTCTGCCCACCGGTTATCGCGTATTACCCGCCGCGCGCAGACGGGTCGACTTTACGCGATCGCCGTCGCACCGAGTAAAGTTTTGCCGGTCGCGGACGGGCCGTCGCGTGTGACATTAGAATGACCGGTTCGTCACCACCCGCCACCACCGCAACCGCCGTAGTAACGTCGCCGTCCCGCCGCCGTTCGCTGTCGCCGTGTCCGCCGTTCTTTGCCGCCGTGGAGATGACGCGCACCGTAGCGTAAAAGCCGCCGCCTAGCCGGTCGCTCGAcatccgtcgtcgtcgtcgtcatcgccgTCGCCGTCGCCGTAATTCATAAATGGCATCGTTGCCGCAACCCAAATTTGAACCCAAAGCCCCCGACAAAAGCTCGTCGGCGGCCGCGTGCGACGTTCACAAGAAAATCCTAGAATCCGCCGACTGTTCGAACGTGAGTACCAACAACACATTTGTCGTACCGTGTCACACCAGTGGTGTGCACACATTGTAATACAGACGGTCCTCTGACCAGCGGTTTTCCGCACACCCGTGCCTCCGAAGTCCTCCTAAATGATATCGCGCGAGCACCTCTcgagatatttttttccaccCTGATAGTAATAATTCCATACGTTCCGAGCGATACGCTTTCGATTTTTAGGTACAAGCGTAtaacatcatcatcatcatcatcatcatcgtcattattattattattattttatattgttattgtccgCCGTAATCTCGTGTACGGGTCAGGTCTGTTTGAGCGTTTTTGTTCGTGGGATTTTTTCTCTGCGATCGTGTTGTTTtgtgaatgttcaaaaataggtacctatacccaTAACATTTCCAGAATTCCTACCTAACCTATTCCGGATTTTTGcgtccgacgacgacgacgaccatgataatgacgacgacgacgacgacagcgatgataatgataatgataatgataataataataataataataatgataataataacgcatATTACTGCAAAGCCTCAACACCACCCGACTGCTATACTTTAGctttatgtttgtatatatatatgtgtgtgcgtgtgtatgtatgtatttatatatacgaaaTAATGAGTAATCAATTTTCTGTATCAAAAGCACTGCAGTGTGTGCGTCGGTGCGTTTATGCGTGTTAGTGCGCGAATGTACAGTGGCGATTGGCGAGGTATGTCCATCGTGTGTTCTCCGGTACGTTTTTGCATTgcctttgattttttttttctatttcttaATTGCCCTTTAAATCGAAATTAATACCTCAGTAATAGTACCTTTGTGTGGACacacatattaattatgttacttAACGGTAGTATACCCatcagtttattatataatatttatatatgtataggtgcatatacaatattatacttaattatgcccttttttaaaatcataaggtCATGCATTTCTTATCTATGCATCTATCGgtctacgtataataataataatttcttatattactgtattaataagtacctacctatatttctgaattatatccaatttatttgtttatgtgttatatatttatgtatgctatttttttttcttatagaaCAACAAGTCCAAATCTTTATCGCTGGATTTATCGAATTTGAACACTGCTAGTTTTAAGTCCTTATTAGAAGAAGTGGTCGCATATGATACGGCTAAACAGACTAAAAgcgaattatataatgtatgtattatttcagATATCAATTTTGATAACCTATTGtttcaatgttattatatgtttgttaGTACTCTTGAATCTTGATGCATGTGGTTCaaaccaaattttttattaataatttatttgggatattaaatttttttttgttattgtatattaaattgtacgtTAAAATCATGATGAATtggttaaaacaattttttttaaacatttacaaataattagtagaatattttaaaattagcacATTAGTaaaatttccatttaaaaatatgaaatatttataaatgaattattagaaataaaattacctataataagtattttccaTAAACCATTTCTTCTATTTTctactattttgttttataatccaAGACAATAACTGATTgctcttataatatttcatagttttatatttaaaaatattaaataaaagtatgcataagtatttatgtaattcTATGAATACTTGGAATTGAACTATAATAAAcaggaattaataatgaaacttagaattttttttagaaaaaacaaCCCCACAAATTGactatttatcttaatttttttttaaaaaaaaaaaaacatgaaaaataagtttaaattatatataaataaaaactgccAATCAATCATTTACATACCTAGTTCAAATaaatgagttttaaaaataattatggatTTACGGGTATTTATGCGTTTGGAcactgtttaaaaaaagtttgtttttttttattcaaattattatttgatgttaGGTACTTAATAAGTGTGTTTCTATTATTAGATatcttgattttaaattacataggtattcttatatgtagtttatattatccctttataatgtaaacattttttttttaaatcatttcatttgggtatgttaaattaattactaattactttcttacatattatataaattaaatgtaggtaaaatatgagaaataaatagttagtaagtactaacttatataatagtttatttaaaactgcaataatattatattaacttgattttgatgaatattttataaataccaagtacctaataattttcaaagttctatattatgttttatatttattaattttgacttctttaaaaaataaagtaataaaattacctaatatgaaccattattttaatagtgttgatattatcataaatcatgataagtatacctatgatcaatttatttgatttataataaaagtaaatcatttgtttaaaaaattatgaataataattaaatttgaagttggaattattaaaaaataagtttaatattaattggagttaaaattagtaaatatttgttagaCATTGAGATAACACTttccatattatatgttttaaaaatagtagatttctatttattgtgttatcaatttttatatgttatttataattatatacattatcttAGTAGAActacaaaatcatttttaaattagataaaatataggattatttatgtttcagAATCTGCTAGAAGATGTGACTCAAAATGGAGAAGATGATGTAAAGCGACCATTGCATAATCAACGATTAGTTGATAGCCAGACTGATCTTGATAAGTTATCATCTAAAGAACAACACATTAAGGAAAATTCTTCTCTTGAAGCTTTTGATTTAGCACCTGATTTCAAAAAACGGCTCTCTGGTGTCACCACCAAAGTTAGCGCCCGTCAACTAGAAGGAGGTTCTTTGCCAAGTCATGTTAATCATGCACAAGCTATATctgtattgataaataaaaaaaatacccaaaACACTCGTAAGAGAATTGCAGAGTCATCAAAAATGGCTAAAAATGTAGATAAAGTGGTTGATCTTGGAGATTTTGGGTATGAAGAAATTCAGGTAAAAGATATGTCAAATTATACTAGTCATGCAAGTTTGGAAATCTGTCCTGCTAAAGATGAGACTAAAATAGATGATCGATTCACCACACCATTACTATGCAAGGTAAAtatgtgttaataataaaaatttaatcactTCATTTTCTGTTttctattcaaaaattattcaagatTGAGCTCTAGTATATACCAATATAGTCTGGTTTTCAgaaatatctttttaaaactttattattcaaaataacatgCACAAATTTTTCTAACTTATACGTTACAaaagttcaatataatatttaattattaactatacaatatgaaCGCaaggttataaattatgtatatactatatattaaatattaattaattaactcatTAAAAGGTGACCAGACTATAGTTTCCTGTCTCaagaaaatagatttaataaaatatataatatttagatgaaatattagtataggagtgaaagttttattaaattttgtggaTGTTAATTGTTCTGGTTAATCAAAAATCTTGCAATAAAATCCAAGATATAATTAGGACTTGGAAGTTATagcattcaaaattaataaacatgcaaaatataattgtcaaccaaattaaaaaaaaatttttttttagaatatggtAGTAGGCATTTTGTCCAACTTtggaatgtaattaataaatataacaagtcCGATAAAGCAGTACAATGTGTctgacataattttaaatgtaaccaAATTATTGGAaactaatgaaattattatctgATGCAATCAGTGATAAGGATAACAATCAATAACATACCtactatttgaaaatcaaaatacatgtttttgtttgcatatttgtttatcttgtatatttttttgtatgtattgtttattttctttaaaatataaaaatattcctgtaaatagcatttaaaattctaaattatcgAAGTTGCACTAGCAActgtaaattacataaattactaaaataaaatttcttactTGACATCAGAAAAGTGCGAAACAAATTTGTATGTAACTTTTGATGTTTTATgacttacaaaaaaatatacatttgctAGTACTTCCAAGTTCTGGATAtaccttattaattatttttcatttacatgCTTTCCTCTAATAAAAGTTTcacttaacatttatataagctCATTAGATTATGTTCAATAGAAACAAATCTctgatttttcattaaatatagaaaGTTATCAgtgaaaattcataaagtgTAAGCAATAGCAACCtactatttcaataaaatggatgtcttttatttttacaatctagaacttaacatttaaaaatatcttactaTAGTAAACTAAGTTAGGCTTAATATGTTATCattgtattcatatttataataataatctactaTTATACTACTCTAAGATAAGCAAAGCAAGACAAGTGTGcggtacattatttttcataaagtattatttgtcTGTCAAGTGTCTTTGATATATCTCAATACTATCTTCaagttgttataattaaatataaaataactaatattccTACCAACTTAACTTGGATTTGATttctcattaaatttattttatacctatttcaatttttcaattattgattaataaataatcattcaaattacaaatattactattataatttcattcttTTATGAATCATAATGGGATAGacgaaaatatactatattaattagctgtaaaaaagatttttaatttgttggtttttttaaaacctaatTTCTATAGTCACTAagatactattataaacaattctttaagtttttgttttggatATTCAAtagtagttataattataattattttcttttgaagcaatcgagtcaaaattatgaaGACCATGATTCCTACATGGAAATAGATGCTTCACCATACACTAAAGATTCTAAAGACGGAATGACtaaaggtaatatatttttaattgtttgaaggaaaaaatatatacctgaatttattttgctttaaaaaattcaagctGGAAATAATAGTTCCTGCATTTATGCTTAAGTagctttttaaaagttttaatagattttccacagcaattataaaaaaaaaatacacttttttgttcaatatgtaattaattgtgCTTTTCTTTTGTGATCTGTgactagaaaaataatatacatttgtaattggttttgtaatatattggtttaataattaatatttagtagttaatatattttaaaggaatttttaccttatatatttattttatactttttttattaaactttttttactaCATAAATCGTAGGTGCAATgctttttatagtaaatttgtattgaatattaattttattcatataaactgcatgaaatatgtatttaaattaattgtttagatTTGTTTTCATCTGTTTGGGTAAGTGATTGCCAATTCAATTAGTTACTTGCTTTTTTTCTGTAACACATTAATATTGACAAGCCTTTGTTTATTCTCTTAATTGAATCAAAGAAGTATTACTTCagcagtattattataaaatagtatatttttatataaaaatctagaATACTTACTTTAaccataagatattttttacagtatttttaatttttaggctTGCTAATATTACTACCTTTTGATTAACTTTGATTGctttaagttgaaaaaaaatgttctatagtaatattataggttatatttttcaatattaacaaatgatttaaattttacttttattgaatACATGGTTATCAAAACTTACAAttgatagtatattttaaaaacttaacagACCTTAACCATAacctgtattttaaatactaaaatatattcaattaactTCAAAGGCAGAggcacaattaattataattaaattaatctataacTAATGAATCGTAAATTAAGAGTGGTTATTAAttacacttattataaaaaatattgcttaCAATTGATTccatttaagaaaattaattgtttttaaatttatactggAGTGTGTGGTGtttttctttgtttaattatctaacttttttcaaaaatgcagaatatttcttgttttgtttttgtttttcatttttaattggcatgctttttatattctatttggAAGTACTGCCACGGACTTCAGGTGAGGGCGATCAAGACGTGAAAAACTGTTTACATCAGCCAGCTACAGTGGTAACGGATTTTAATAAAGATGCACAAATGATAGACCATCGTTTGTTACACCTATTTGGAGGCCAAATTAATTGCTATCAAAATCCTTATAACGGATTTTCACAACCAATGAGTTTGCATTTTTTAACACCAAATGGTAACttgttatttactataattacattcattctaagtatactaatattgctaaactcatttatttttctgtaaaattTGTTGTAGGTAGTTGATGATAGGAGGCatactttaaaaaagttaattagaatcaatactattattcataaggcatataattaaaaaatttattaatatatagttatacaatattatagacaaaactttttgtaattaaaattcaatctttactattttatttttgaattaataatagatttaattagtatttgtttcatttattcAACAT includes the following:
- the LOC113553524 gene encoding DNA/RNA-binding protein KIN17, with product MGKGRAEPGTPKYIANKIKSKGLQKLRWFCQMCNKQCRDENGFKCHTMSESHQRQLLLFADNAGRYLSDFSYEFSKGFLFLLKRQFGTKRVKANKVYQEYISDRNHLHMNATQWTTLTGFVKWLGKTGKCIVDETDEGWFITYIDRDPATIELEEKMRRKEKAEKDDKEREMDFLQRQIREGQKKESIEKQTEDGNTKELIREEDEKLSLNLKIDTFKKPAVAPIKNVLSTAGSDRMSMISKSSSRKSEKRKISALEEIIQQETKKKNYMRKDYWLLENIVVKVTTKTLGLEYLGKKGVVLKVIDKYGCMVKLFDPKVKLKLDQNHVETVIPNVGGRVIVVNGMHVGREAEIIKIDSDNFCVDVKLKSGPAIGKIITRLPFEDLCKQHLAES